The following proteins are co-located in the Mauremys reevesii isolate NIE-2019 linkage group 23, ASM1616193v1, whole genome shotgun sequence genome:
- the HDAC1 gene encoding histone deacetylase 1 isoform X2: protein MALTQGTKRKVCYYYDGDVGNYYYGQGHPMKPHRIRMTHNLLLNYGLYRKMEIYRPHKANAEEMTKYHSDDYIKFLRSIRPDNMSEYSKQMQRFNVGEDCPVFDGLFEFCQLSAGGSVASAVKLNKQQTDIAVNWAGGLHHAKKSEASGFCYVNDIVLAILELLKYHQRVLYIDIDIHHGDGVEEAFYTTDRVMTASFHKYGEYFPGTGDLRVISKVMETFQPSAVALQCGSDSLSGDRLGCFNLTIKGHAKCVEFVKSFNLPMLMLGGGGYTIRNVARCWTYETAVALDTEIPNELPYNDYFEYFGPDFKLHISPSNMTNQNTNEYLEKIKQRLFENLRMLPHAPGVQMQPIPEDAVQEDSGDEDEEDPDKRISMRSADKRIACDEEFSDSEDEGEGGRKNVANFKKSKRVKAEDDKEEEEKKDEKEEEKAKEEKAEPKGVKEETKST, encoded by the exons ATGGCGCTGACACAGGGGACCAAGCGGAAAGTCTGCTACTACTATGATG GGGATGTTGGAAACTACTATTATGGCCAGGGCCATCCAATGAAACCCCACAGGATCCGAATGACCCACAACCTACTGCTGAACTACGGCCTTTACAGAAAAATGGAGATATAT CGCCCCCACAAAGCAAATGCAGAAGAAATGACCAAGTATCATAGTGATGACTACATTAAATTTCTGAGATCTATTCGCCCTGATAACATGTCTGAGTACAGCAAGCAGATGCAGAGAT TCAATGTTGGGGAAGATTGCCCGGTGTTCGATGGGTTGTTTGAGTTTTGTCAGCTGTCTGCAGGAGGCTCTGTTG CCAGCGCTGTGAAGCTGAACAAGCAACAGACAGATATTGCTGTGAATTGGGCAGGAGGCCTTCACCACGCTAAGAAATCGGAGGCTTCTGGCTTCTGTTATGTCAATGACATTGTCTTAGCCATTTTGGAGCTACTAAA GTACCACCAGAGGGTGCTGTATATTGACATTGATATTCACCATGGAGATGGCGTGGAGGAAGCCTTTTACACCACAGACCGTGTCATGACTGCATCCTTTCATAAGTACGGAGAATACTTCCCAGGAACAGGGGATCTGCGG GTGATATCTAAAGTGATGGAGACGTTCCAGCCTAGTGCAGTTGCCTTACAGTGTGGATCAGATTCTCTGTCAGGGGACAGATTGGGCTGTTTTAATCTGACCATCAAAG GTCATGCCAAGTGTGTGGAGTTCGTAAAGAGTTTTAACTTGCCTATGCTGATGCTAGGAGGGGGTGGCTACACAATCCGCAACGTGGCTAGATGCTGGACTTACGAGACTGCCGTGGCTTTGGACACGGAAATTCCAAATG AGCTTCCATATAATGACTATTTTGAATACTTTGGACCAGACTTTAAGCTCCACATCAGTCCTTCGAACATGACCAACCAGAACACCAATGAGTATCTTGAGAAGATTAA GCAGCGGCTATTTGAGAATCTACGCATGCTCCCTCATGCCCCTGGTGTCCAGATGCAGCCGATTCCCGAGGATGCTGTGCAGGAGGACAGTGGAGATGAAGATGAAGAGGATCCTGACAAACGCATTTCAA TGCGCTCTGCTGACAAGAGAATAGCCTGTGATGAAGAATTCTCCGACTCTGAAGATGAAGGGGAAGGTGGTCGCAAAAATGTTGCCAATTTTAAGAAGTCCAAGCGCGTAAAAGCAGAAGATgataaggaggaggaggagaagaaag
- the HDAC1 gene encoding histone deacetylase 1 isoform X1, with translation MALTQGTKRKVCYYYDGDVGNYYYGQGHPMKPHRIRMTHNLLLNYGLYRKMEIYRPHKANAEEMTKYHSDDYIKFLRSIRPDNMSEYSKQMQRFNVGEDCPVFDGLFEFCQLSAGGSVASAVKLNKQQTDIAVNWAGGLHHAKKSEASGFCYVNDIVLAILELLKYHQRVLYIDIDIHHGDGVEEAFYTTDRVMTASFHKYGEYFPGTGDLRDIGAGKGKYYAVNYPLRDGIDDESYEAIFKPVISKVMETFQPSAVALQCGSDSLSGDRLGCFNLTIKGHAKCVEFVKSFNLPMLMLGGGGYTIRNVARCWTYETAVALDTEIPNELPYNDYFEYFGPDFKLHISPSNMTNQNTNEYLEKIKQRLFENLRMLPHAPGVQMQPIPEDAVQEDSGDEDEEDPDKRISMRSADKRIACDEEFSDSEDEGEGGRKNVANFKKSKRVKAEDDKEEEEKKDEKEEEKAKEEKAEPKGVKEETKST, from the exons ATGGCGCTGACACAGGGGACCAAGCGGAAAGTCTGCTACTACTATGATG GGGATGTTGGAAACTACTATTATGGCCAGGGCCATCCAATGAAACCCCACAGGATCCGAATGACCCACAACCTACTGCTGAACTACGGCCTTTACAGAAAAATGGAGATATAT CGCCCCCACAAAGCAAATGCAGAAGAAATGACCAAGTATCATAGTGATGACTACATTAAATTTCTGAGATCTATTCGCCCTGATAACATGTCTGAGTACAGCAAGCAGATGCAGAGAT TCAATGTTGGGGAAGATTGCCCGGTGTTCGATGGGTTGTTTGAGTTTTGTCAGCTGTCTGCAGGAGGCTCTGTTG CCAGCGCTGTGAAGCTGAACAAGCAACAGACAGATATTGCTGTGAATTGGGCAGGAGGCCTTCACCACGCTAAGAAATCGGAGGCTTCTGGCTTCTGTTATGTCAATGACATTGTCTTAGCCATTTTGGAGCTACTAAA GTACCACCAGAGGGTGCTGTATATTGACATTGATATTCACCATGGAGATGGCGTGGAGGAAGCCTTTTACACCACAGACCGTGTCATGACTGCATCCTTTCATAAGTACGGAGAATACTTCCCAGGAACAGGGGATCTGCGG GATATTGGTGCAGGCAAAGGCAAGTATTATGCTGTCAACTATCCTCTCCGGGACGGAATTGATGATGAATCCTATGAGGCAATATTTAAGCCG GTGATATCTAAAGTGATGGAGACGTTCCAGCCTAGTGCAGTTGCCTTACAGTGTGGATCAGATTCTCTGTCAGGGGACAGATTGGGCTGTTTTAATCTGACCATCAAAG GTCATGCCAAGTGTGTGGAGTTCGTAAAGAGTTTTAACTTGCCTATGCTGATGCTAGGAGGGGGTGGCTACACAATCCGCAACGTGGCTAGATGCTGGACTTACGAGACTGCCGTGGCTTTGGACACGGAAATTCCAAATG AGCTTCCATATAATGACTATTTTGAATACTTTGGACCAGACTTTAAGCTCCACATCAGTCCTTCGAACATGACCAACCAGAACACCAATGAGTATCTTGAGAAGATTAA GCAGCGGCTATTTGAGAATCTACGCATGCTCCCTCATGCCCCTGGTGTCCAGATGCAGCCGATTCCCGAGGATGCTGTGCAGGAGGACAGTGGAGATGAAGATGAAGAGGATCCTGACAAACGCATTTCAA TGCGCTCTGCTGACAAGAGAATAGCCTGTGATGAAGAATTCTCCGACTCTGAAGATGAAGGGGAAGGTGGTCGCAAAAATGTTGCCAATTTTAAGAAGTCCAAGCGCGTAAAAGCAGAAGATgataaggaggaggaggagaagaaag